From the Ilumatobacteraceae bacterium genome, the window GGTCGGGCGAGAGCACGAGCGCCTGGACGGTCAACAATCCGTTGACGCCGATGCCACCGGACAGGTCGTTGGCAAAACCGTTGACGACCGCTCCGGTCGTGGCGTCGAGCGCCGCCAGCCCGGTCCGGGGCGTTCCGTTGACCGCCGAGAACTGGCCGCCCACGTACACCGTCGAGTTCGTGGCCTCGACCGCCGTACCGGCGGCGTTGGCGTGGGCGGTGAATCCGGGGATGACCGCACCGGTCACCGGATCGAGCGCCGCGATCTTGCGCTTCGTCACGCCGTTCACCGTGTTGAAGCGACCGACCACGTAGAGACGTCTGCCGTCGGGCGACGCCTCGATCTCCTGGACCGTGGAGTCGAATGTCGGGCGGAAGCCGGCATCGACCAAACCGGTGTCGAGGTTGAACGAAGCAAGATAGCGCTGGTTGTACGAGGTCGTGTTGCCACCTCGATTGTTGGCGATCGACGAGAAGGTCCCGGCGATGAAGACCCGGTTGCCGATGTACTCCAGGTCGGTGATCTCACCGGTGGTGATCCGTGGCATGTCGGTGCGTGTGGTCGACGGCGGCAGGGCTCCCCCACCCATCGGTGGGGCGGTCGTCGTGACCGACCGGGTGGCGACGCCGATGCCCCCACGATCGTCGGTGACCGCGAGCGCCACCGTGTCGGTCCCGGCGGCGCTGTACGTCTTGCTCACGTTGAGGCCGCTCGCCGACGACCCGTCCCCGAAGTTCCAGGTGTACGCGACGATCGAGCCGTCGGGGTCGGTCGAGCCCGACGCATCGAAGCTGCAGGTGAGGTGGACGCACGACGACGTGAACGTCGCCGTCGGCAGCTGGTTCGTGGGAACACTCGACGCGGGGATGACGACGGTCCAGCCGATCCCCTTGCCGCTGGTGACGCTCGATGTGGCAGTGGCCCCCGGCCAGTTGCCCGCGCCGACGACGGCGTCGCCGATCGCTGCGGTGATCCGACCGGATCCGCTGCCGAGGGAACTCGCCCGGTTGGTGACACCGGCCGGCAACACCCATCCGGTGTTGCCCGAGGTCTTGTTGGCCCAGTAGCTGACGACCACCGTGTCGGCAGCGGCGATCGATGCCGCAGGTGTCGTGAGCGCCACCGTATTCCCGGGGATCACCGACGACGTGGCGGTCACCGTCGGTGCGCCACCCGCGTAGGCGAGGAGCATCCGCGAGGACTTCGCCGAACCGCCGAGCGGCGTCACGACCGTGGTGCCGGCGGTGTTGGCCGCCGCGGTGCGGGCGAAGACCCACGACGTGACATCGGGGCCGCCGTCCTGGCGAGTGCCGAGCAGCGTCCAGCCGGCAGGCGTGCCGGCCGTGGTCGACGTGTTCGCGGTGACGATCAGCAACAGTTGGTCACCGCCCTGCACCGTCGCAGGTACGACGATCGCCGGGTTCGCACCACTGGAGTTCGCGGTGACCGATGCTCGGAACATCGGCGGGACCGCCAGTGCGGTGGACGCCGGAATGGTTCCGACTCCGACCACGAACGAGAACAACACGAACAGGGCAATCTTCCGCCACATTTTCGATTCCGCCTTGGAACTCGACCGCCTAGGGTGGCGATAAGAATCGTCACTCTACGCGTTCAGCTCTCGAAAAGTCGAGCAGTATCTGACGTTCTTGACCGAATGTTTCCCCAGCGTTCGACGGATTTCCACGGCAGCGTTCGCGTGAACACAGAGAGTGCCCAAACTGGGTCGGGCGCCGGATTCGGCAGCGCCGAGCGGTTCTTCAGCGCCGGATCGGCCCGGTGTCGACCACCTCGAACCAGTCGCCGCTGACCCCTGTGAGCCGGCCGAGATCGTCGTCGTCCCACGTGGGACTCGGCGCGCCCTGGAAGAACCAGTTGGATCCGTTGTCGGCGACGATCACCCCGTATCGCTGCATCGCCACGGCGATCACCTTCGCCTGGCCGGTCAGCGAGTCGACGTCGAACTCGGCCTTCAGGCGGAGGCGCAGACCCATCGGCGGCAACGTGGGATCGGACCGGTTCGACGCCGCATGGGTCGCCGGCAGGATGTAGCCGTCCTGCGTGCGAGCGAACGTGATGCGGATCGCGTGGTCGATCGAACCGGCGGCGACCTCGTCGTACCGCACGAGCCCGGGGAGGATGGGCAGGCCTGCGGCGTCGGCGCTGGTCCAACCGAGCGGGCGCAGGTCGTTCGACCCCAGATCGAAGCGGGCCCCACTGTCGGCCGCCCAGCCCGCACCCGAACGGAACGCCCGATACAACTCGAACAACTCGCAGGTGCCCGACCGGACCACCAGCACGTGGCGGTCGCCCGTCGCACCGCTGCCACCCTCGACCGGTGCGTCGAGCGGCACGGGGAACGGGCCGGGGTCGCTCTCGTCGCCGTACGCCCGATACTCGATCGGGACCTCCGCCTGATCGGCACCCACGACGACGTACGGGATGCCGTAGTCGGGGTTCTCGCCGAAGTCGGGGTGCAGCCGCGTCCCACCGTTGGCCTGGATCGTGGCGATGATCGCGTCGGAATCAGCGCGGAGCGGGTCGGTGTCGACCCGACGATTCCAGGCGTTGTCGGCCGGGAACACGTGGCAGCCGCCGACCGACGGACGGGCATCGCGGATGCGTTCGGCCTGCTCGCCGACGGTCGCCGCCTCGTCGATACGAGTGATCGCGGCCAGCGCGACGCCACCGATCGAGGCGGCGGCGACGGCGATCCACAGCGCGGCGCTGCGGCGCACGCGTTCAGCCGCCGATCTGGCTCATCGTCCGGGTCGGACGGATGAAGTTGACCTGGTTGATCTGATGACCGGCCCATTTGGTGCCGACCGCCGCATGGATCCGGGCCGCGATCTGTTCGTCGGTCTCGCCGTTGCGCAGCGCGGCCCGCAGATCGAACTCGTCGGTGGCGAAGAGGCAGGTGCGGAACTGGCCGTCGGCGGTGAGCCGGACCCGGTCGCAGTCGCCGCAGAACGGCTTGGTGACGGTCGGGATCACACCGACGGTCCCGCCACCGTCGAGGTAGCGCCAGCGATCGGCCGGTGCGGCGCCGCGGGCGGGGACGAGCTCGAGCGGCCACACCTCGGCGAGCTGCTCGACGATCTCGTCCTGCCCGACCACCTTGCTGCGCTGCCACTCGTCGCTCGCGTCGAGCGGCATGAACTCGATGAACCGGACCTCGACGCCCTCGTCGCGGCCGAAGCGGGCCAGGTCGACGATCTCGTCGTCGTTGGCACCCCGCTCGACGACGGCATTGATCTTGACCGGATCGAACCCGGCGCTCTTGGCCGCTTCGATGCCGAGCAACACGTTGTCGAGTTCGTCGCGACGTGTCATCCGGGCGAACTTCTCGCGATCGAGGGTGTCGAGGCTGATGTTGATCCGGTTGAGGCCGGCCTGACGCAGATCGTGGGCGCAGTTGCGCAACGTCGCTCCGTTGGTCGTCATCGCGACGTCGACGCCGAGCGCCGCCAGCTTGGCGACGAGGGTGGTGATGTGCGCACGGATCGTCGGCTCGCCACCGGTGAGCCGGATGCCGTCGAAGCCGTAGCGCTCGACGCAGATGCGAGCGAGGCGCTCGATCTCCTCGAACGTCAGGATCTCCGAGCGCGGCATCCACTGCATGCCCTCTTCCGGCATGCAGTAGGTGCAGCGGAAGTTGCACCGGTCGGTGACGGAGATCCTCAGGTCGCGCACGACGCGGCCGAACGGATCGACCAGATCGCGTGCCCCGTGCTCCGACATGGGTCCAGCCTACGTGCCGAGCGGTCGTGTCGCTGTTCGTAGCTCAGGCGCCGAGCGCTGAGCCCTGGAGCAGCACGACGGCCACCTCGGCGCCCGGGGCGAGCCCGTCGCCGTCGGGGACGACCGCGATCGCATTGGCGAGTGCCGTCGCGGCGAGTTGGTGGCTGCCCTGGGCCCGCGCCGACCGCACGTGGCATCGGCCGTCGTCGCGGAACGTTGCGAGCACACGCATCAGGTGCACCTTGCCATCGGGTCGACGTTCGAGCCCGTCGTCGGTGATCGCGACGAGGCTCTGACGTGCCAGCTTGCCGTGTCCCATCATCCGGCGCAGCGCCGGGCGTGCGAGCATCTCGAAGCTCACGATCGAACTGACCGGATTGCCGGGGAGCCCGAAGATCGGCGTGCCGTCGAGTGTGCCGAAGGCGAACGGCTTGGCCGGCTTGATCGCGATCTGCATCCAGTTCATGTCGGCGATACGACCGAGCACGGCCTTGACGACGTCGTAGTCGCCCATGCTCACGCCGCCGCTGCTGACGATCGCGTCGCACCTCCCCGCAGCGTCACGCAGCACGGACTCGAGCGCAGCCTCGTCATCGAGCACGTTGCCCAGGTCGACGACCTCGCAGCCCGACTCGCGGAGCATGCCGGCGAGCATCTTGCGGTTGCTCTCGCGGATCTGCCCCGGGGCGAGCGGACCGCCGTCTTCGACCAGTTCGTCGCCGGTCGACAGCACGGCGACCGTGGCGCGTGGCACCACGGACACGGTGCGCGCGTTGATGCTCGCGAGCACGCCGACGATCGCCGGCGTCACGACCGTGCCCGCCGGGAACAACCGATCGCCGGGACGCACGTCGTCGCCCGCCCGTCGGACGGCGGCTCCGGCGGTGACCGCGGTGTTGATCCGAACCCGTTCGCCGTCGAGCCGCTCGGTCTCCTCGACCATCACGACCGCGTCGGCCCCTGCCGGCATCGGCGCACCGGTCATGATCCGGATCGCCTCACCGGGTGCGAGTTCGCGATCGGTCGCGGCGCCGGCCGCGACCTCGTCGACCACGGGCAGTTCGATCGGGGCCGCAGCGGTGTCGGCAGCCTGTACCGCGTAGCCGTCGACGGCGGTGTTGTCGAACGGAGGCACCTCCTCGGCCGCGACGACGTCGTCGGCCAACACACAGCCCTCGGCCTCGACGAACGACACGGTGACCGGGGCGAGCCTGGGGCAGGCTCCGATCACGAACGACTGGGCATCCTCGAGCGGGGTCACATCGGGCACGGTACCGCTCCCCAGGGTGGCACGGCAGACTGGACCGATGAGCAGCGACGTCACCGGCCACCTCGCACTGCCCGCCGACGGACTCGCAGCACGCTGGGAATCCGCAGAGCACGGCCATGACGTCTCCCTGCGATGGGAGAACGAGGGGTGGACCGCCACGGGGCACGACGCGGCTCACCAGGTCGACTACGTGGTGCGTCTCACCGCGCAGTGGCAGGTCAGCCAGTTCCTGCTGTTCCGCGACCTGGAGGAGGCCGACCTCTGGCTGGGCACCGACGGGCACGGCCGGTGGGGCGAGGTCAACGGGGCACATCGTCCCGACCTCGACGGTGCCACCGATCTCGCGCTCGCCTCCTCGCCGTTCATGCACACGATCCCGATCCGGCGGCTCCCGCTGCTCGTCGGGCACACCGCCGAGATCTCGGTCCTGCACGTCGACGTCGAGACGCTGGGTGTGGTCCCCTCGCTCGTCCGCTACGAACGGCTCACCGAGCGCGGCTGGCGTCACACCCACGCCGGTGCGGTCGCCGAGTTCGACGTCGACGAGTACGGGCTACCGCACGACGTCGGCGACCGCTTCCGCCGTATCCGCTGACGGTCGCTCACCCGGCGACGTCGTCAGAGCGTGGCGAGGTGCGTGCGGATCGGCTCGGACATCTCCGGGTTCTTGAGTGCGAATGCGATCGCCGCCTCGAGGAACCCGACCGGGTTGCCGGTGTCGTAGCGGTCGACGTCGGAGAGCACGCCGGAGAACGGCGAGCGGGCAGCCTGCGCCCGGAGCGCGTCGGTCAGTTGGAGTTCGCCACCGCTGCCGGGGGTCAGCTGCTCGATCTCGTCGAACACGTCGGGCGTCAACACGTAGCGGCCGATGATGATGTACTCGCTCGGCGCCTCGTCGACCGGCGGCTTCTCCACCAGGTCGCGCACCGGGATCACGCCGTCGTCGTCGATCGGCCCCGATGG encodes:
- a CDS encoding molybdopterin molybdotransferase MoeA — protein: MTPLEDAQSFVIGACPRLAPVTVSFVEAEGCVLADDVVAAEEVPPFDNTAVDGYAVQAADTAAAPIELPVVDEVAAGAATDRELAPGEAIRIMTGAPMPAGADAVVMVEETERLDGERVRINTAVTAGAAVRRAGDDVRPGDRLFPAGTVVTPAIVGVLASINARTVSVVPRATVAVLSTGDELVEDGGPLAPGQIRESNRKMLAGMLRESGCEVVDLGNVLDDEAALESVLRDAAGRCDAIVSSGGVSMGDYDVVKAVLGRIADMNWMQIAIKPAKPFAFGTLDGTPIFGLPGNPVSSIVSFEMLARPALRRMMGHGKLARQSLVAITDDGLERRPDGKVHLMRVLATFRDDGRCHVRSARAQGSHQLAATALANAIAVVPDGDGLAPGAEVAVVLLQGSALGA
- the moaA gene encoding GTP 3',8-cyclase MoaA, translating into MSEHGARDLVDPFGRVVRDLRISVTDRCNFRCTYCMPEEGMQWMPRSEILTFEEIERLARICVERYGFDGIRLTGGEPTIRAHITTLVAKLAALGVDVAMTTNGATLRNCAHDLRQAGLNRINISLDTLDREKFARMTRRDELDNVLLGIEAAKSAGFDPVKINAVVERGANDDEIVDLARFGRDEGVEVRFIEFMPLDASDEWQRSKVVGQDEIVEQLAEVWPLELVPARGAAPADRWRYLDGGGTVGVIPTVTKPFCGDCDRVRLTADGQFRTCLFATDEFDLRAALRNGETDEQIAARIHAAVGTKWAGHQINQVNFIRPTRTMSQIGG
- a CDS encoding putative glycolipid-binding domain-containing protein; this translates as MSSDVTGHLALPADGLAARWESAEHGHDVSLRWENEGWTATGHDAAHQVDYVVRLTAQWQVSQFLLFRDLEEADLWLGTDGHGRWGEVNGAHRPDLDGATDLALASSPFMHTIPIRRLPLLVGHTAEISVLHVDVETLGVVPSLVRYERLTERGWRHTHAGAVAEFDVDEYGLPHDVGDRFRRIR